GGCGTGGACTTTATATCGTAACTCTCCTGAGCTTCGAGAATGGAACTGAATATCTTGGTCTCAAGAGTCTGGTCGTCAAGGCAGTCCTGGAACTGCGCTTCGCTGATGCCGCCCAATTGGCCGATCTGGCCGAGTGCGTTGAGGTAGTTGGCTGCCCGAGTCCAATTATCGAATGTATTAAACAGTGTCTCGATGAAGGCAAAATAGCGCTCTGGTCCGGCACAGTGGGCGAGAATGGCGGCGTCTAAAGCGGGCCGATTTAGCGGATAATCCCTGGCGATAAACCGCACCTTGCCGGTGTCGACATATTCAGTCTTCAAACGCGGAAACGTCTCGGTATGAAAATCGCGACAATGCGGGCAAGTAAGCGAAAAATATTCGATGACCGAGATCGGCGCCTCAGGCGCGCCGATGGCCATGTCGCCGGCTTTCTCCCAACTGCTCGCTGCTGCCGGCAAGGACGCCAAATGCAGCAGGGGCGCCGCCGCCACAGTACCGGTAAAACCGGCCATCCCTGCTATCAAGAATCGTCTGGTGATCATGGCAAACCTCAATTAGGCCGAACGCCCCAGTATAAAGTGGCGCTCACGCTGTCTCAAGCGTGGAGGCCGCATGGTCGATCTGCCCTGGGACGCACGCCTGACCTCTGAGCGCCGTGAATTCAATGGGTTAGGTATCGTCCGGCTGGCTCAGCACAGCCGCGCCGAGGCGTGCGAGAGCCTGCTTAACTTCTGCGTTCTGGGTCCCATGAATGGTATCAGCGAGTGTTTTCGCCGAATCCGAGTCGAGGACGCGCGCCGGCTTGGATTTTTCCACCGGAGGCTTTTCGAGCGGCCCCTGAATCAGGCTCAGCCGATTTACCGCGCGATAACCGAAATAACTGGCGATACGCTCTAGAATCTGCGGCTCCAGATGCTTGAGCTCGGTGGCCAGCGGTCCGTCAACGCGCAGACGCAATGTCCCGTCGCCGCCAAGACGTTCGGGCATCGAATGGCGCGCCAAGTTCTCGCCGACAATGGCCGGCCAATTGTCGAGCACGCCCGCGGACGCGAAGCCGCGCTTGCGGTAAATTTTCTCCGTTACCTTGTGTAGGGCGGAAGCCACGGGACGCGACGGGCGTGTCATTGGCATACTATAAGCGCCCAGAGGATTATTTTGGAATCCACAATGATTTTACTGTTGAGCCCATCGTTGGCGCGCCGTCAATTGGGCGCGGCGCGTTGAAACCAGCGGCCCTGGCGGCGGAATTGCTTGCCTGGTACGGCGTTCAAGGCCGGGATTTGCCGTGGCGGGCGCCGCTTGGCGTGCGCCCCGATCCCTATCGCGTGTGGCTCAGCGAGATCATGTTGCAGCAAACGACAGTCACCACGGTCGGGCCTTATTTCGAAAGATTCCTCGGCCGCTGGCCGCGCCTTCTCGACCTCGCTGCCGCGCCGATGGACGATGTACTGCACGCATGGCAGGGTCTCGGCTACTACGCCCGGGCGAGGAACATGCTGCGCTGCGCGCAGCAGATCGTGCAGAATCATGGCGGTAAGTTTCCACAGGAGGAAGCGGCGCTTTTGAAGTTGCCGGGAATTGGCCCGTATTCGGCGGCGGCAATCGCGGCGATCGCCTTTGAGCGTCCCGCCACCATACTGGACGGCAACGTCGAACGGGTGATCGCGCGCCTTCGCCAGGTTGAAGCGCCGTTGCCGGCGGCCAAGAAGGAATTGCGCCGGCTCGCAGCGGAGATCACACCCGCCAAACGACCAGGCGACTATGCCCAGGCGATCATGGATCTCGGCGCGACGATCTGCACGCCGAGGAAACCGGCTTGCGCCCTTTGTCCGTGGCAGCGCGCTTGCCGCGCCTTTGGCGCAGGTGTTCAAGAGATACTGCCGCGCAAAACACCGAGGCCCGAGCGCCCGCTTCGCCACGGCATGGCCTTTTGGACGGTGCGCGGCGACGGTCGAATCCTGCTTCGCCGACGGCCCGAAAACGGCCTGCTGGGGGGCCTAATGGAGGTGCCGACAAGCGCTTGGTGCGAAACCCCGTGGCAGCCGCGCTCGGCCCGGCGCGAAGCACCGGTCGAGGCGCGTTGGCGCGCGCTGCCCGGCATGGTTGCCCACGGCTTCACGCATTTTCGACTTGAGATCACCGTTTACGCCGGCAAAGCAGATGGCCGCACGGCCGTCGAGGGCATTTGGTGCGC
The sequence above is drawn from the Pseudomonadota bacterium genome and encodes:
- a CDS encoding DsbA family protein; this encodes MITRRFLIAGMAGFTGTVAAAPLLHLASLPAAASSWEKAGDMAIGAPEAPISVIEYFSLTCPHCRDFHTETFPRLKTEYVDTGKVRFIARDYPLNRPALDAAILAHCAGPERYFAFIETLFNTFDNWTRAANYLNALGQIGQLGGISEAQFQDCLDDQTLETKIFSSILEAQESYDIKSTPSFVINGQKHEGGMRFEAFAKTLDRYLPES
- a CDS encoding DciA family protein — its product is MPMTRPSRPVASALHKVTEKIYRKRGFASAGVLDNWPAIVGENLARHSMPERLGGDGTLRLRVDGPLATELKHLEPQILERIASYFGYRAVNRLSLIQGPLEKPPVEKSKPARVLDSDSAKTLADTIHGTQNAEVKQALARLGAAVLSQPDDT
- the mutY gene encoding A/G-specific adenine glycosylase is translated as MAYYKRPEDYFGIHNDFTVEPIVGAPSIGRGALKPAALAAELLAWYGVQGRDLPWRAPLGVRPDPYRVWLSEIMLQQTTVTTVGPYFERFLGRWPRLLDLAAAPMDDVLHAWQGLGYYARARNMLRCAQQIVQNHGGKFPQEEAALLKLPGIGPYSAAAIAAIAFERPATILDGNVERVIARLRQVEAPLPAAKKELRRLAAEITPAKRPGDYAQAIMDLGATICTPRKPACALCPWQRACRAFGAGVQEILPRKTPRPERPLRHGMAFWTVRGDGRILLRRRPENGLLGGLMEVPTSAWCETPWQPRSARREAPVEARWRALPGMVAHGFTHFRLEITVYAGKADGRTAVEGIWCAPEQFADQALSTLSRKVIRHAQSSG